The nucleotide window GGCGGGCGTCCAGCCCCTCGAGGCGGCCGGGCGACGTCGTGATCGCGACCCTCACGCCGCCCCCCCCGCCCCGAGCGCGTCGAAGGCGGCGCGGGCCGCCGCTTCGGGGCCGGCGGCGCGCACGTCGACGCGGGCGCCCTCGAACCAGGCGGCGAGCGCCACGTCGCCGCCGTCGCGCACCGCGTACGCGCCGAACGGCAGTTGGCAGCCGGCGTCGAGCAGCGTCAGCAGCGCCCGTTCCGCGGCGACGGGGGGGAAGCCGGCGACGTCGTGCAGGTCGGTGAGGGCGTCCCCGAGCGGGTCGCCGCGACGGATCTCGAGCGCCAGCGCGCCCTGCGCGGGGGCCGGGAGGAAGGCGTCGGGCTCGAGGTCGACGCGGACCAGGTCGCCGACGTCCAGCGCCAGCCGGTCGAGGCCGGCGGCGGCCAGCAGGACGGCGTCGACGTCGCCCGACGTCGCCTTCGCGACGCGGGTGGGGACGTTCCCGCGGAGCGGGACCGACGTCACGTCGGGGCGCAGGGCCGCGAGTTGGTGGGTGCGGCGCACCGCGCCGGTCCCGACGCGCGCGTCGGTGGCGAGGGCGAGCGCGCCGGCGGCGGGGTCGTGCGCGTGCGGGGCGATCAGGAGGACGTCGTGGACGGGGCCGCGGGGCGGCACGGCGGCGATCTCCAGGCCGTCGGTCGGCGCGCCGGGGAGGTCCTTGAAGCTGTGCACCGCGACGTCGGCGCGGCCCTCGAGGACGGCGTCCTGGACCGCTTTGACGAACACCCCCACGCCGAGCTCGGCGATGGGGGCGCGCGACGCGTCCCCGCGCGTCGTGACCTTCACGAGCTCCGCGTCGCGGCCGTGCCGGCGGAGTTCGGCCTGCACGTGGCGGGCCTGCCAGAGGGCGAGGTCGCTGGCGCGCGTCGCGATGCGGACGACGCCGTTCGGACTCACGCCGCCCCCCGCGTGAGGACCGCGGTGCGCGTCGCGTCGTCCCCTTCGTCCGCGTTCGCAGCGGCCCCGTCGTCCCCCGTCGCGGTCTCGGGGGACGCGTCGTCGTCCGCCAGGCCGGTCTCGGCGAGGAAGGTGCGGGCGGCGTCGACGCCGTGCTCCCGCGCGACCGCCCGGAGGCCCTTCACGGGGACGTGCGCGAGGCGGCGGGCGAGCGTGGCGGCGGTCGCGTCGTCGACCTCCCCCTCGAGGGTCTCGCGCAACCAGGCGGTCATGGCGCGGATGGCGGGCCCGAGGCGGGCCTCCGCCCAGGCCGCCATCTCGGCGTCCACACCGGTCCGCAGCACGCGTTCGGCGTCGGCGAGGTGCGCCTCGAGCTCCGCGCGGCGGGCGGCGCCCTCGCGTTCGAGGGTGTCGACGTCGACGACCGTTCGGTCCCGCGCGCGGCCGGCGACGGCGTCGACGGCGCGCGGCATGCCGAGGTCGACGAGCAGGCGCGTGGCAGGGGCCGCGTCGAGCCAGGCGGCGTCGACCTGCAGCCCGCCGCCGGTGGCGGCGACGAGGACGTCCGCGGCCGGCGGGGCGGTGCGCGCGTCCTCGAGCGTCAGGGCGCGGACCGCGCCGACGCGGGGGCGGAGCGCGTCGGCGAGCGCCTCGGCGCGCGACGCGGTGCGGTTGATCACCACGACGCGCAGGTCGTCGCGGGCCGGCAACGCCCGCGCGACGACGTGCGCCATGTCGCCCGCCCCGAGCAGCGCGAGCGTCGGGGCGGACGTGGCGTCGAGGTGGGCGTCGACGGCGGGTCGCGCGAGGCTGTACAGCGACGTGTCGCGCGGTGCGAGGGTCACCTCGCGCCGCACGGCCTTCGCGACGCGCAGGGCGGCGTCGATCGCGAAGGAGAGGGTCGCATCCACGCGTTTCGTGTGGCGCGCGGCCTTCGCTGCGTCGCGCACCTGCCGCATGACCTGGTCCTCGCCGGGGTTGAGCGCGTCGAGCGACGCCGCGATGCGGGCCAACTGCTCGAACGCCGCTTCGCCGTCGTACAGGTACGGCCGGCGCGGGGCGCCGGCCGGCGTGAGGACGTCGCGCACGTCCTCGGGCCCCACCCCTTCGGGGCGGTGCACGATCACGTCCACGCGGTTGCAGGTCGCAAGCACCAGGTACGCCTCGACGCCCAGGTCCGCGAGTCGGGCCTCCACGGGGGCGTCGGCGTACGCGCGTCCGTACGCCTCCAACGCCTCGCCGCCCCCACGACGGTGCGACACCCCGACCAACGTCAGCCCTTCCATCGAAGCGACAGGCTACCGACGGCCGTCGGGACGTGTGTCACCGAAGCGTCACGGGACGTGGCGGGGCCCACGTTCGCCCCGCGCCGGGGCGTGGCGGTGGGGGGGTAGGTCGTGCAGGGGTGGGTCGTGCAGGGGAGAGCGGTGCGGCGCGTCAGTCGTCGGCGAGCGTCGGCCGGCGCACGCGAACCCACGCCCCGCCGACGCCCGCACCGAGCGCGAACGCGCCCCCCAGCAGCAGCGGCGTCGATGCGGCGGGCAGAGCGAAGTGCAGCACCGTTCCCAGGGTCGCGGCGAACGCCGCGCCCACGCCGGCGGCGAAGCCGAGCGGGTGGACGGGGGGTGCGTCGGGCGGGGTCGCCATGCGCGAACTATAGCGCGGGCGCCGCCGCCGCCCGCCGGATCGCGTCGGCGACGGCGTCGGCGAGGGCGTGCACCTGCGCGTCGTCGCGGCCCTCCACCATCACGCGGAGGCGCGCCTCGGTCCCGCTCGGGCGGAGGTTCACGCGGCCGTCCGTCCCGAGGGTCGCTTCGGCGTCGGCGACGGCGGCCCGGACCTCCGCCGCCTCCGCGAGGGCGGCCTTCCGGCCGGCGGGCACGTCGACGCTGCGCAGCGTCTGCGGGTACGTCGGGATCGCGTCCATCCACGCCTCCAGCGAGCGGCCCGACGCCCGCACGGCCGCGAGCAGCTGCAAGGAAGTCAGCAGCCCGTCCCCGGTCGGGGCGGCGTCGAGCATCAGCACGTGCCCCGACGGCTCCCCCCCGAGCCGCAGGTCGCGCGCGACGAGGGCGTCGCGGACGTACCGGTCGCCGACCTGCGTGCGGTGCATCGTCACGCCCCGCTCCGCCAACCACCGCTCCACCCCGAGGTTGCTCATGACCGTCCCGACGACCTCGCGGTCGCCGCGGACGCGGGCCACGATCGCGAGGACGTGATCGCCGGTGACGGTCCGGCCCTTGCCGTCGATCAGGATCGCGCGGTCGGCGTCGCCGTCGAGCGCCACGCCGACGTCGAAGCCGCCCTCGAGGACGCGCTGGCGGAGCGCCTCGGGGTGCGTCGAGCCGCACGCGACGTTGATGTTCACGCCGTCCGGGTCGGCGTGTAGCGTCTCCAGGCGCGCCCCGATCCGCTCGAACGCCGGCCGCACCAGGGCGCTGGCGGCGCCGTGCGCGGCGTCGACGACGACGCGCGCGCCGTCGAGGTACGGCGCGTGCGACCACAGGAACGCCAGGTAGGGGTCCGCCCCCGCGAGGGCGGACCGCCGGCCGATCGCCGCGCCGGTCGGCGCGTCGCCGTCCGGCCCCCCGCCGCGCAGGCGCTGCTCGACGTCCGCCTCCTCCGCGTCGGCGAGCTTCGCGCCGCCGGGCCCGAACAACTTGATGCCGTTGTCCTCGAACGGGTTGTGCGACGCGCTCACCACGA belongs to Trueperaceae bacterium and includes:
- the hemC gene encoding hydroxymethylbilane synthase, which codes for MSPNGVVRIATRASDLALWQARHVQAELRRHGRDAELVKVTTRGDASRAPIAELGVGVFVKAVQDAVLEGRADVAVHSFKDLPGAPTDGLEIAAVPPRGPVHDVLLIAPHAHDPAAGALALATDARVGTGAVRRTHQLAALRPDVTSVPLRGNVPTRVAKATSGDVDAVLLAAAGLDRLALDVGDLVRVDLEPDAFLPAPAQGALALEIRRGDPLGDALTDLHDVAGFPPVAAERALLTLLDAGCQLPFGAYAVRDGGDVALAAWFEGARVDVRAAGPEAAARAAFDALGAGGAA
- a CDS encoding NAD(P)-binding domain-containing protein, whose translation is MEGLTLVGVSHRRGGGEALEAYGRAYADAPVEARLADLGVEAYLVLATCNRVDVIVHRPEGVGPEDVRDVLTPAGAPRRPYLYDGEAAFEQLARIAASLDALNPGEDQVMRQVRDAAKAARHTKRVDATLSFAIDAALRVAKAVRREVTLAPRDTSLYSLARPAVDAHLDATSAPTLALLGAGDMAHVVARALPARDDLRVVVINRTASRAEALADALRPRVGAVRALTLEDARTAPPAADVLVAATGGGLQVDAAWLDAAPATRLLVDLGMPRAVDAVAGRARDRTVVDVDTLEREGAARRAELEAHLADAERVLRTGVDAEMAAWAEARLGPAIRAMTAWLRETLEGEVDDATAATLARRLAHVPVKGLRAVAREHGVDAARTFLAETGLADDDASPETATGDDGAAANADEGDDATRTAVLTRGAA
- the glmM gene encoding phosphoglucosamine mutase, with translation LGRDTRHSGDMLQHAFAAGAMARGADVVDAGVLPTPAVAFLVRHVGADGGVVVSASHNPFEDNGIKLFGPGGAKLADAEEADVEQRLRGGGPDGDAPTGAAIGRRSALAGADPYLAFLWSHAPYLDGARVVVDAAHGAASALVRPAFERIGARLETLHADPDGVNINVACGSTHPEALRQRVLEGGFDVGVALDGDADRAILIDGKGRTVTGDHVLAIVARVRGDREVVGTVMSNLGVERWLAERGVTMHRTQVGDRYVRDALVARDLRLGGEPSGHVLMLDAAPTGDGLLTSLQLLAAVRASGRSLEAWMDAIPTYPQTLRSVDVPAGRKAALAEAAEVRAAVADAEATLGTDGRVNLRPSGTEARLRVMVEGRDDAQVHALADAVADAIRRAAAAPAL